The sequence below is a genomic window from Montipora capricornis isolate CH-2021 chromosome 14, ASM3666992v2, whole genome shotgun sequence.
TCTCTCATGTTTACACTGTAgctcatttttatttcaaaaaggaaTTGTAAAATCATATGGGGAAACCtcacaagatgaaaaaaacaaaacaaaaacatttctatcCGGCAATGGACATTCGTGACGAGTTTTCGGAATCTGTTTACGATAGCGAGAGTGATCAAGGCCAGGATTTACCAGTTGCGAAGTTGCTGGACTATACTATACACTGGCTTGGCCCTCTACAGTTaggtgcttagttacctggcctatgaatgataGTGAGGCTGAGTTTGGCCTTCTTTTGATAAGAAAACCAGCGAGGTTtctatcaatacaaggtcaacTCTAGCCTCACTGTCGTTTATGGGCCAGTTAGCTAAGGAtacaactgtaaaattgtcCATTGAAACAGAGATTTTTGGTAATTTCCTGTTACCTTTCTTTGTCTACAGAGTTTTGAAGCATTGTCTGAACGAGCTGTGGCAGTGGTTGTGGATCCCATTCAAAGTGTGAAAGGAAAGGTATGATTCCCCCGCTTAGAACCGCCGTGTACAGCTTAATAAACAGtaccacaggaaagtactgtCTGCTAAGTTGCTGTGATTTTGAATGGTCACACCATAAAATTCCACTCACTGACTAAAATGTTAGAATCACTCCATCACTCGAGGCAGCGGCGGAAGTCGAGCCTTCttgtatagggaagatatcgttgacggcACCTATCGTCATTAATGTACCAACCAGAGCCTcgttggctgtcgaaacaatgggtcttttgttcctgtgcttggcaaatttaaataacaagAGCAATGTGTGTAAACAGATGTCTTccctatagaggttttgcatggcaggaccaatagattatttttcctatgggaacaaaattaatgttttttctaatgcaaaacattttcattgttcctgccatgcaacatggctgctgtgcgAAACCTCTATAGCACAATCAACAATAGAGTACCATTCATTGCTGCTTTCATTTGCATTCATTTGCACGGTCGCATTGAAGATTGAATTCATCCAAAGACAAACGTTACGCTAATTTatacatttgttttttgtttaaagGTCGTGATCGACGCTTTTCGTCTTATCAACCCAAACATGATGGTATTGGGGCAAGAATCACGCCAGACGACATCCAATCTCGGACATTTACAAAAACCATCAATTCAGGTAtacagcggttttcaaatgagtgtcgtaaaaccaaaactaaagtaattactttggccaatcaaaagggacggagacaatccggtaaaccaagcAAAACTCGAAGTTATTACACGTAACTGACAcaaggcgcgggaaaatgtgcacgcgagagccacgattggttttggtttcacttatgattggttgaaaaaagtggcgcgagaactatGAGGAAATCACCGAGAGAAGTaatgaaaaaacaaagcaattcgctaattactttcgacactcaattgaaaagcgctctagATGGCGCTTACTTCCAGCATTCATCATAAATTGCATTTGCTTTAGAGAGGAATCTTTGTAGGTGtcgttgtttacattttgctcacagaaggcatcaagggccttattcgcgcggtggccatattggccataggcAATAGCTTTCGTACCCCGaacctcgagttgaaatgtttgggaactaGTTTCGGTGCATGCGCAAAAGCAagagttttcaatccctcgggactcaacatgacCACAGTGTGATTAAGGAACATTGAAATACagtaaatatatttattataagAAGGAATTCTCGGTCTAAGTGGAGCAATCTTGTTGGCTGATTTCTGGTCgagattttacagtacggaccattgccatggaaacggtccgtttcAGTTTTCCGTATTTTTCCCTCCCGGGAAATTcacaaaaagtttaaaaaaagtggaatttatttttttcatcagaACAGTACAACTATAGTGAGCGGAATTCAGTTTgacatgtaaaaggttaccgttcaaGGTTCGCTgatggaaaacgaaaattcactcagcggagaagtgtccgatcgctcaaTGAAACAATGCCACATAAAAAGCAACTTGCTAACCGCACTCGATCGGGACCGTACTGCTGCGcgcggtccgtactgccacgccaatagggagtttaagcaaagacgacagctacggcaacgaaaacgtcagtccaaaatataaaTTAGCGCTATCggaagtatttcgcgattattccgtcttgttcaccttgtacaatacaggcgaactatcctgtaactggatgagTACGAACGGTtgtaaagtcaaaacagaaaatgactgtttcattgttatatgctcaggTTGTtcttcaaaacctaaaatttggtgatttcacgttgttttgtggagtattgcaaagaaatgcaccaaaattcgtgctgcacgtgcagcacgattatttttccttttaaaaccaATTTCTTGCTTTGAGGAGTTTCCGTAGCCGTAGCAGTCGTCTaagcttaaactccctaatattcACCAGTACGGCCCTTGCGCTCGTTGAGAGGTTAATATTTGAAGGGATCCTCACACGTAtctggataatttaagcaattgtctcttatagacgagtgtcaagtatttatgagtcaatgagtcatgagtcaatgagtcaatgagtcaacgagttagtgctgCAGTTAATTacaccataaaatgaaagctgaaatttcagagagtgcttaggcctaccggtaatcactgaaacaagggcttaggcttaatcaacaaattattgctatattgactgtgagtctcattgactcatgactcatgactcattgactcatttgactcatataACATGCGTTCGCTTGATAGACAGCTGAAAAATACAGGCATGAGccttgcgatgccggtgcaatgctcttccaactgagctgtgaagccactcagttgggagcaggtcaatttgtcgGGCCGAACAGCCATTCTAATTAAAACATGCTGGTCAGCGGTGGCCTCATCTCATGGTCAGTGTACTCGACTCCGGAtggagtggtccgggttcgggtcctggccggggacattgcgttgtgttcttgggcaagacactttactctcacggtgcctctctccacccaggtgtataaatgggtgccggtgaatttaatgctgggggtaaccctgcgatggactagtaTCCCATCCacgggggagtagaaatactcttggtcgcttcatgctacagaaagcggagataagcgccggcccgATGGGCCTTcaaggctcgtagcagacttaacCTTACCTGGTTACTTAGTAATTTAAAAACCTTGACATTCTGTTATATGTTTAGACACATTGAATGATTGTTTTTTGtatgttttcttctttctctgtaGGCTTTGATTCATGGTCTCAACAGGCACTATTACTCAATTTCTATCAACTACAAAAAGAACGAATTAGAACAAAAGGTTGGAAAAGCAGTGACTTTGTTTACTCATTCCCGTCAGCTTAATTGTGTTACTGAACACTGATTATAACCGCTGTAACTTTTTATAGAAGAGAACACAGATTTTGACGGTCTCGTTGTCGTCGcctttgtcgttgcttaagctccttaatCATTCAAGAGAAAACAATATGAGCGATTCTGAATTTTTATTCATTCAACTGCAGTCGCTGTGTGTGAGAAATTTCCAAACACTTTTGATTTTAATCGTTATTtcctgtggtttaaagttattttttgttggAATGAAGCTTCCCTTTAAGAAACAGGCACTGAAGAcccctggtgaaaatcttcagaggatctttaaagatcttcaaagatctttaaagatctacAAAGACCTgcaaaagatctttgaagatgaggatctttcaaggatccttaaAGGATATTTGAAAGATCTTCGAAGATCTTCAATTGCCAAAAGGTGGTGTAAAGATCCACAAAGAGCCAGTGAGGATCCTTTGAGGATATTAAAAAGATACTAGTGAGAGTAAGTTTCAACATCTTGGTAAGGATCCTTACAGATCCTCAATAATTCTTTGAGGATATtccaaggatcttaaaaggatcttttaactgatcttgaaaagatctttattaagatctttgaagatccttgataaatcctctattaatctttaaggatctttcaaagatctttggAAAGATCTTTGTAATCTAAtcaaagagatctttcaaagatcttcatgacatccttgaggatcttcacgGATCTtgataaagatcttttcaagaacaGTCAAAGGATCTTTTTAGGATCCTTGAGAGATCCTCAAACAATTCTCGAGGATCTTTTAGGATCTTTATAAAGATCCTTTGAGGATCAATCAAAGGATCTCCTTAGGATCTatgaaagatcctcaaggaatTCTTGAGGACCTTAACGGGATTTCTatcaggatccttaaagatccttaaaGGTCTAAGACAGATGTTTGGGGGAACTCAGTAATTGCAATAAATTAGTTACCATTGCATCTTTAAAGGGGGTTCTTGAACACCATTAGGATTTTAAAGGGATTCAtcttaaagatatttttgggATTTTTTAAAGGATCTTTTTTGGGAGTCTTCAAAAGCTTTAGGGAGAACCTGTTGATGCCTCAATTAAATAATGTCCTGTACCTTTTTTGTCTCAAGAATTAGAATCTTTTTAGGATTATTAAAGGTTGTGACTGTCGAAACTGAGAAATAATCTAAAGGAGTAAAGGAGTTCATTTATACCAATAAATAGAAAAATCATTGAAACAAATACCCAATTGCGTTATGTTACATGCACGATACCTTATTAGATTTTATCAATATATTCtgacaaaagaatcattttattaaaattcTATTAAATGACAATGGGTTAAGTGACAAGAACCGGAACGCAAAACATCACTAAAGAAAGTGCTATTGCTCTTGTTTATACAAGGATCATTACTTCATTGTCTagccaaaaaatgcatcaaatACAAATAAACCAATTGCTTGTTCTATAAGAGATCATTTACTTATTTACATGCACTAACTGAAAATTAAGTTAACATTAAGTTGCATGTCCAGTCTGAAAACATTGTAACCTGACCGTCAGCTCATCTATCCCAGTTATAATTTGAAGAAAACCATCGTCCAAAACTTGGAAACGGAAGTGAAGAGGGAGCAATGGGTGACGCATGTTCTTTCTCACTTCACTGAGATTACTAAAACTTAAACTTTCTCATAGcaagcttcacttgatgacCTTCGAATGATTCCTTCACTTTTCAGTATGGCGTTTGTTCTTGAACCAGCGGTAAAAACCCATAAACGATCCCCTCGAACAACATAGAAGATcagccatcttggatttgaGCCGCTCTGGTCAGCAGTAGGCCAGCACCAAAAATTGCGGGCTCACACCAGCCACAGATCGATGGCGGTTATTTCGATTTTCGGCTTACTGCAAGTCCTTATcatattttagttcttttacaatgtaaaatgcTTGTCCACTGGAAGGAATTGCTGATAATAACTCACCTAAAGAGGTAAGCGTTGGATAAGACAAATTTGATGCCATGGGCTTTTGTCCTATAAATCAAAGTGCAAGTAATGTTCTATAATTTATAAGCTTAATACAAAGTGCGGGCGTTGTAACGTTTTGTGAAGTGTCTTTCTGTTTACAAATAACGAAGCTTGTAGTGGAAGGTTTTCATAATCCTTCAGAAAAATAACCGACAAAAAGCGAAGCCAACGAAATGGACATTCACATCGAATTTAATTATCCCGGTTTAAAACGAAAAAGAACGCTTGATTTAGTTACATTGAGTCTGATCTGAGTGTTCCTAAATAAACAGCCAAATGTTGACACTTCCATTGGGTGCAGAGATTTCTTCTGGGATATGGTGCAAGAAATTTCATGATAAGTGGTCTGTAATTGGTGACCAAAGTCCACGATATTCTGTTATGTAAGCAATGAGAACCCAGATATAtatgcttcttttgttttagactcCATTACTGTTGTACTCAAGTCACCATTAAACCACTGCAATGAGCACTTTTTATAGCTTTGTAGTCAAGTTGTCACTGCCTTGAATTTCTGAAGAGGttggaaaaagacaatataATACTATGTATCTTTAAATCGCATTGTCCAGAGGAAACCAAGCTTAGGTACAAagcgaaaaaaatgttgtagttaCTCTAATCCTGTAAGCTAAGCTTATGTTAGGTATTATTATGCAACAACTACAGTGATGGCAATGACGGTGTACAGAAATAAAACAGgaacccacatataagaactTTTACAAGTAAGAACGTTTTTGGCTAAGACAGTCCTATTTTAGCCTACAATTTTGAAATGGATTcttattttgagaaatttagTCAAACACTGAATACACAAATTTAATATAACAAGCTCTACCAGTACCATGTTTTCCCAGCAGCAACATAGTaccattgttttaatgttgcTTTAGTTTTGTTCTGTTTATCATGCAAAGCTTTGTATAAACTTCAGAAATGGCCCAAAATAGGCCATACCCACCAATGACAAAACCTCATTATTTTATTCTAAGAACCTGAGTACAGTCTGTAGCCTAGCCTTAGCCTACAGACTGTAGCTTGGAAAAACTTGGTTCTTACACTATATAATTTATTCAGGTTTTTACCGTACCTTTATCAAGCAAATATTGTCACTGTAGTATTAAATATATGACTTACATGACT
It includes:
- the LOC138032949 gene encoding 26S proteasome non-ATPase regulatory subunit 14-like isoform X1, whose amino-acid sequence is MLKHGRAGVPMEVMGLMLGEFVDDYTVRVIDVFAMPQSGTGVSVEAVDPVFQAKMLDMLKQTGRPEMVVGWYHSHPGFGCWLSGVDINTQQSFEALSERAVAVVVDPIQSVKGKVVIDAFRLINPNMMVLGQESRQTTSNLGHLQKPSIQALIHGLNRHYYSISINYKKNELEQKVGKAVTLFTHSRQLNCVTEH